One Actinospica robiniae DSM 44927 genomic region harbors:
- a CDS encoding AMP-binding protein → MGRPDALHELVARSADRAKQSAAIRQGELAVTYAELQALAVQLAAELACAGVGEERVVALDLPSSPRMIAAMLAAGILGAAFLPLDRRDTPERRAALVADAGAVAVVTEYALHTTDADTRLEGRPAYLTYRAGVTARLRPMVAGQRAAVDHIENAVAEYRLRPSDRQLQLASPALEFAIEEIFSTLTASATLVLPDAEFGYEDVVSLLRLVDERGGTILTLPTSVHDAFGRELRRSPHLLLPRALRLVAVGRQAAAADARAAWHAAAREATFRVVRAVGPASAPRKRPVSLTS, encoded by the coding sequence ATGGGACGCCCCGACGCATTGCACGAACTGGTCGCCCGCAGCGCCGACCGGGCGAAGCAGTCGGCCGCCATACGCCAGGGCGAACTCGCCGTGACGTACGCCGAACTGCAGGCGCTCGCCGTGCAACTTGCTGCTGAACTCGCCTGCGCGGGCGTCGGCGAGGAGCGCGTCGTGGCGCTCGATCTGCCCAGCAGCCCCCGCATGATCGCGGCGATGCTGGCCGCCGGCATCCTCGGCGCCGCCTTCCTGCCGCTCGACCGGCGCGACACGCCCGAGCGGCGTGCGGCGCTGGTCGCGGACGCCGGGGCGGTCGCCGTCGTCACCGAGTACGCGCTGCACACCACGGACGCCGACACGCGGCTGGAGGGACGGCCGGCGTACCTGACCTACCGTGCCGGCGTCACTGCGCGCCTCCGGCCGATGGTCGCCGGGCAGCGCGCCGCCGTCGACCACATCGAGAACGCAGTGGCCGAATACCGGCTGCGGCCGAGCGACCGGCAGCTCCAACTCGCCTCGCCTGCCTTGGAATTCGCGATCGAGGAGATCTTCAGCACCCTGACGGCGAGCGCGACGCTCGTCCTGCCCGACGCAGAGTTCGGATACGAGGACGTCGTCAGTCTGCTGCGACTGGTCGACGAACGCGGCGGGACGATACTGACGTTGCCGACGAGCGTGCACGACGCCTTCGGCCGCGAGCTGCGCCGCAGCCCGCACCTCCTGCTCCCGCGCGCCCTGCGCCTGGTGGCGGTCGGCCGGCAGGCCGCCGCGGCCGACGCCCGTGCGGCCTGGCACGCCGCCGCACGCGAGGCCACCTTCCGCGTCGTGCGCGCCGTCGGGCCCGCCAGCGCGCCACGCAAGCGTCCGGTCTCGCTCACGAGCTGA